In a genomic window of Fusobacterium sp. FSA-380-WT-3A:
- a CDS encoding energy transducer TonB encodes MKYILLSIIFHILLIIPYYKHVNTLGNPDISRKISIPISYNSRNLPERIDNIKKVKGSEVKQPKVVEEANKKIEEKEIKKPQEEFKSKMKKNTEKKVEKKTTEKKEIKKSQNNQNKKQPHKNLVKEENKKESIEEVLTKNGNFVANSDGSYTALSAKGINFEILNQIDPNYPRQAEVIRYNKTVIVEARFLVGLDGRVEKIEILKSHEKFGFDKEVMQALKKWKFKPITYGGKKLKVYFVKEFIFKPKS; translated from the coding sequence ATGAAATACATATTACTTTCAATAATCTTTCATATTTTATTGATTATTCCCTATTACAAACATGTAAATACTTTAGGAAATCCTGATATTTCAAGAAAAATATCTATTCCAATATCATATAATTCTAGAAATTTACCTGAACGGATAGATAATATAAAAAAAGTAAAAGGAAGCGAGGTAAAACAGCCTAAAGTAGTAGAAGAAGCCAATAAAAAAATAGAAGAAAAAGAAATTAAAAAGCCTCAAGAAGAATTCAAAAGTAAAATGAAAAAAAATACTGAAAAAAAAGTTGAAAAAAAGACAACCGAAAAGAAAGAGATAAAAAAATCTCAAAATAACCAAAATAAAAAACAACCACATAAAAATTTAGTTAAAGAAGAAAATAAAAAAGAAAGTATAGAAGAAGTTTTAACTAAGAATGGAAACTTTGTAGCTAATTCTGATGGAAGCTACACAGCTTTATCAGCTAAAGGAATTAATTTTGAAATTTTAAATCAAATAGACCCTAATTATCCACGTCAAGCAGAAGTTATAAGATATAATAAAACAGTTATTGTTGAAGCTAGATTTCTTGTTGGATTAGATGGAAGAGTTGAGAAAATTGAAATTTTAAAATCTCATGAGAAATTTGGATTTGATAAAGAGGTAATGCAAGCTTTAAAAAAATGGAAATTTAAACCAATAACTTATGGAGGAAAAAAATTAAAAGTTTATTTTGTAAAAGAATTTATATTTAAACCAAAATCATAA
- a CDS encoding biopolymer transporter ExbD, which yields MGKYRKNKNILAVDLTPLIDVVFLLLIFFMVTTTFDKYGQIDIDIPTANVESPDKKLPLEIVIDKNGDYFAIKDGKTFPIDIDNLGNILIGIDSVSVTADKELKYQIVMDTITKIKKQGIENLGINFYE from the coding sequence ATGGGAAAATACAGAAAAAATAAAAATATTCTTGCTGTTGACTTAACTCCTCTTATAGATGTTGTTTTTTTACTTTTAATATTTTTTATGGTTACAACGACTTTTGATAAATATGGACAAATAGATATAGATATTCCAACAGCAAATGTGGAAAGTCCAGATAAAAAACTACCTTTAGAGATTGTTATCGACAAAAATGGAGATTATTTTGCTATAAAAGATGGAAAAACTTTTCCCATAGATATTGATAATTTAGGAAATATATTAATTGGGATTGATTCAGTTTCTGTAACAGCTGATAAAGAACTAAAATATCAAATTGTTATGGATACTATTACAAAAATAAAAAAACAGGGAATAGAAAATTTAGGAATAAATTTTTATGAATAA
- a CDS encoding MotA/TolQ/ExbB proton channel family protein — MYHYLKVGGPLMWILLILSIISLAIIIERVLFFFLHERCLSKNFKSNIILAVSTNNLEKACSLCDNEKNTVGATIKEFLVRHNANGDFHHFDQLVKEIALERISPLEKRLYLLGIIAHTAPMIGLLGTVTGMIHAFTNLALLGAGDPKVVADGISEALLTTAAGLTIAIPAIVIYNLLNKRVEEVESDIDKITTNIINIIRKN, encoded by the coding sequence ATGTATCATTATCTTAAAGTTGGAGGACCATTAATGTGGATTCTTCTAATTTTATCAATTATTTCTCTTGCTATAATTATAGAAAGGGTATTATTTTTCTTTTTACACGAGAGATGTTTAAGTAAGAATTTTAAATCAAATATTATTTTAGCTGTGTCTACTAACAATTTAGAAAAAGCTTGTTCATTATGTGATAATGAAAAAAATACTGTTGGGGCAACTATAAAAGAATTTTTAGTTCGTCATAATGCCAATGGAGATTTTCATCATTTTGACCAATTAGTAAAAGAAATAGCTTTAGAAAGAATAAGTCCACTGGAAAAAAGATTATATTTACTTGGAATAATAGCTCATACAGCTCCAATGATTGGACTTTTAGGAACAGTTACAGGAATGATTCATGCTTTTACAAATCTTGCTCTATTAGGAGCTGGAGACCCTAAAGTAGTAGCTGATGGAATATCAGAGGCTTTGCTTACTACAGCTGCTGGACTTACAATAGCTATTCCAGCCATTGTTATTTATAATCTTTTAAATAAAAGAGTAGAAGAGGTTGAAAGTGATATTGATAAAATAACGACAAATATAATAAATATAATAAGAAAAAATTAG
- a CDS encoding coproporphyrinogen-III oxidase family protein, protein MFNIRYKSHHDVLNIINSSLGRNISTNFSFERFLNDKNNSRELGIYVHTPYCDKICSFCNMNRKQVDSSLDSYADYLCREFEKYGKKLYPKEKHISTIFFGGGTPTIYKEKELEKILKSLRENFILTKDYEFTFETTLHNLTPKKIEILQNYGVNRLSIGIQTFSNRGRKILNRTYEKDEIIKRLKFLRENFSGLICIDIIYNYPDETLEEIEEDAKILCELNLDSCSFYSLMVQEGSKISKLRKDNSNFYIYNLEKDKILHDKFLEITLKNGYHLLEHTKITNGRDKYKYIKNVNNLDNLIPIGVGAGGRMENIECFHLNKLITFYGKDDKFKYSLKKIAGIMQYPRVSLKEIEEYSKENFNIIFEKLQEFQNKSLIILEREYFTYTLDGIFWGNSIIADIINTLIKMKNK, encoded by the coding sequence ATGTTTAATATAAGATATAAATCTCATCATGATGTTTTAAATATTATTAATAGTTCTTTAGGGAGAAATATTTCTACAAATTTTTCTTTTGAAAGATTTTTAAATGATAAAAATAATTCTAGAGAATTAGGAATTTATGTTCACACTCCTTATTGTGATAAAATTTGTTCTTTTTGTAATATGAATAGAAAACAGGTAGATAGTAGTTTAGATAGTTATGCAGACTATCTTTGTAGAGAATTTGAAAAATATGGAAAAAAACTTTATCCAAAAGAAAAACATATATCTACTATTTTTTTTGGTGGTGGAACTCCTACAATTTATAAAGAAAAAGAATTGGAAAAGATTCTTAAATCCTTAAGAGAAAATTTTATTTTAACTAAAGATTATGAATTTACTTTCGAGACTACCCTTCACAATCTAACACCTAAAAAAATAGAAATTTTACAAAATTATGGTGTTAATAGATTGAGTATAGGAATTCAAACTTTCTCTAATAGAGGAAGAAAAATTTTGAATAGAACTTATGAAAAAGATGAAATTATAAAAAGATTAAAATTTTTAAGAGAAAATTTTAGTGGACTTATTTGTATAGATATTATTTATAATTATCCTGATGAAACTTTAGAAGAGATTGAAGAAGATGCAAAAATTTTGTGTGAATTGAATTTAGATAGTTGTAGTTTTTATTCTTTAATGGTGCAAGAAGGGTCTAAAATTTCTAAATTAAGAAAAGATAATAGTAATTTTTATATATATAATTTAGAAAAAGATAAGATATTACATGATAAATTTTTAGAAATAACTTTAAAGAATGGATATCATCTTTTAGAGCATACTAAAATTACCAATGGGAGAGATAAATATAAATATATAAAAAATGTTAATAATTTAGATAATTTAATCCCTATTGGTGTTGGAGCAGGTGGAAGAATGGAAAATATAGAGTGTTTTCATCTAAATAAATTAATTACTTTTTATGGAAAGGATGATAAATTTAAATATTCTTTAAAGAAAATAGCTGGTATTATGCAATATCCTAGAGTATCTTTAAAAGAAATAGAAGAATATTCTAAAGAAAATTTTAATATTATTTTTGAAAAATTACAAGAATTTCAAAATAAAAGTTTAATAATACTAGAAAGAGAATATTTCACTTATACTTTAGATGGAATATTCTGGGGAAATAGTATTATTGCAGATATTATAAATACTTTAATAAAAATGAAAAACAAATAA
- a CDS encoding YbaN family protein: MILLKKSIFLFLGLISIIVGTIGIFLPLLPTTPFLLLSLYCFGKSSKKFHNFILENKIFGKYIKDYHEKKGITLKNKLSALLLLSVSMSFSIYKITQIHLRIFLIIVFLGVTYHILSLKTLNEKKES, from the coding sequence GTGATTTTATTGAAAAAAAGTATTTTTTTATTTTTGGGATTAATTTCTATAATAGTAGGAACCATTGGGATATTTTTACCTTTATTACCTACAACACCTTTTTTATTACTTAGTCTTTATTGTTTTGGAAAATCTTCTAAAAAATTTCATAATTTTATATTAGAAAATAAAATTTTTGGAAAATATATAAAAGATTATCATGAGAAAAAAGGAATTACTTTAAAAAATAAATTAAGTGCTCTTTTATTACTTAGTGTTAGTATGTCTTTTTCTATATATAAAATTACTCAAATTCATTTAAGAATATTTTTAATAATAGTATTTTTAGGAGTTACTTATCATATTTTAAGTTTAAAAACTTTAAATGAAAAGAAAGAAAGTTAG
- a CDS encoding TonB-dependent receptor, protein MKKIFLFYCILNSLVLAQDIQLGQSIISPDYIEVEKLKPTKNVIVINKQDIDEKGYTSVSQVLNDVPGITVGTSAWGEIDIRGQGADQAAKNIQVMVDGAPITTLTTHPYQTNYDVIPVEQIEKIEIIPGGGSVLYGNGTSGGVINVTTNLKTMNKPINKIGYEFTKDKEKKYYTNFGTKINDNLSFQLNYSKSDKDWYFVDTYSNTEYFSGGFNYKISSNQAFTFKYSHFKEDGQFIKNISKSNLEEFGKNYRPKYSNVTVGIDENGLKIQEKKRRYLSSDREDDSFKLSYAYQITDNLLFTIDGFSSEGYFTNNEDADNKKMEQETLGTKTKLNINYGNDNSLLIGTDYFKQTANMNYYDYKFKKVSEGDIPIGNQYTDGNYIKYNGKYTYKKVPYNFNYERFVKAIYFLNSNKFGDFEFTQGARYDITDWSFDKNANDGKGKDKSHRVNQNYEVSAAYNYRDTGKVYARYERGFTGPDGIQISDKKLDANGNSIYVKTEAEDEIFHMYEIGLRDYILGSAINLTGFYTKTDNQMNRVYLNNSPKESITVNYLETERYGVEFTANQIFGKFSFEEGYTYLKGKSDYNDKGKANIGKVDWSNSGLKKVPKHMISIKADYNLTDNLSTGLVWKYTGGYNNYLKDIERDEDSLVKSHTVVDFSIRYNNPNGVSIYGGINNLFDKTYYGYVGDNFSTVIPEFGRTYYLGASYTF, encoded by the coding sequence ATGAAAAAAATATTTTTATTCTATTGTATACTTAATAGTTTAGTCTTAGCACAAGATATTCAACTAGGGCAAAGTATAATAAGCCCAGATTATATTGAAGTAGAAAAATTAAAGCCTACAAAAAATGTAATAGTTATTAATAAACAGGATATCGATGAAAAAGGTTATACTTCTGTTTCTCAAGTCCTAAATGATGTTCCAGGAATAACTGTAGGAACTAGTGCTTGGGGAGAAATTGATATTAGAGGACAAGGAGCAGACCAAGCAGCTAAAAATATTCAAGTAATGGTAGACGGAGCCCCTATAACAACTTTAACAACCCATCCTTATCAAACAAACTATGATGTAATTCCTGTAGAACAAATTGAAAAAATTGAGATTATTCCTGGAGGAGGTTCAGTTCTTTATGGAAATGGAACTTCTGGAGGAGTAATAAATGTAACAACTAATTTAAAAACTATGAATAAGCCTATTAATAAAATAGGATATGAATTCACTAAAGACAAAGAAAAGAAATATTATACAAATTTTGGAACAAAAATAAATGATAATTTATCATTTCAACTAAATTATTCTAAAAGTGATAAAGATTGGTATTTTGTTGATACTTATAGTAACACAGAATATTTTTCCGGAGGATTTAATTATAAAATTTCTAGTAATCAAGCTTTCACTTTCAAATATAGCCACTTTAAAGAGGATGGGCAATTTATAAAAAATATAAGCAAATCTAATTTAGAAGAATTTGGAAAAAATTATAGACCTAAATATTCTAATGTAACAGTTGGAATAGATGAAAATGGTTTGAAAATACAAGAGAAAAAAAGAAGATATCTTTCAAGTGATAGAGAAGATGATAGTTTTAAATTATCTTACGCTTATCAAATAACAGATAATCTCTTATTTACGATAGATGGTTTTTCAAGTGAAGGATATTTTACAAATAATGAAGATGCAGATAATAAAAAAATGGAACAAGAAACATTAGGAACAAAAACAAAATTAAATATAAATTACGGAAATGATAATAGTTTATTAATTGGTACTGATTATTTTAAGCAAACAGCTAATATGAATTACTATGATTATAAGTTCAAAAAAGTTTCAGAAGGAGATATTCCTATAGGGAATCAATATACAGATGGAAATTACATAAAATATAATGGTAAATATACTTATAAAAAAGTTCCATATAATTTTAATTATGAAAGATTTGTAAAAGCTATTTACTTTTTAAATTCAAATAAATTTGGAGATTTTGAATTTACTCAAGGAGCAAGATACGATATTACTGACTGGTCTTTCGATAAAAATGCAAATGATGGAAAAGGTAAAGATAAAAGTCATAGAGTTAATCAAAACTATGAAGTTTCAGCAGCCTATAACTATAGAGATACTGGAAAAGTTTATGCAAGATATGAAAGAGGTTTTACAGGACCAGATGGAATACAAATTTCTGATAAAAAGCTTGATGCAAATGGAAATAGTATTTATGTAAAAACAGAAGCAGAAGATGAAATCTTTCATATGTATGAAATAGGTCTTAGAGATTATATTTTAGGTTCTGCAATAAATCTTACAGGATTTTATACTAAAACAGACAATCAAATGAATAGAGTTTATTTAAATAATAGTCCAAAAGAATCTATAACTGTAAATTACTTGGAAACAGAAAGATATGGAGTAGAATTTACAGCTAACCAAATTTTTGGAAAGTTTTCTTTTGAAGAAGGATATACTTATTTAAAAGGAAAAAGTGATTACAATGATAAAGGAAAAGCTAATATAGGAAAAGTAGATTGGTCTAACAGTGGATTAAAAAAAGTTCCAAAACATATGATTTCTATAAAAGCCGATTATAATCTAACAGATAATCTTTCTACAGGTTTAGTTTGGAAATATACAGGAGGATATAATAATTACTTAAAAGATATAGAGCGTGATGAAGATAGTTTGGTAAAATCTCATACTGTTGTAGATTTTTCAATAAGATACAATAATCCTAATGGTGTTAGTATTTATGGAGGTATAAATAATTTATTTGATAAAACATATTATGGATATGTAGGAGATAATTTTTCTACTGTTATTCCTGAATTTGGTAGAACATATTATCTAGGAGCAAGTTATACTTTTTAA
- a CDS encoding flavodoxin family protein: MKTLIAYSTKTGNTKKVAEAITDVIPFSELKDISQVENLDYDLIIVGAWIDKGTADEKALNFMKSIKNKKVAFFFTLGAYPNSDHAKDCIKNISKVLEENKNEIIGSYHCQGAIDPQLIEFMKKTFGPDHPHGPNPERIKRWKDASTHPDEKDLEEAKNTFKKLLNL; encoded by the coding sequence ATGAAAACTTTAATTGCTTATTCAACAAAAACAGGAAACACTAAAAAAGTAGCAGAAGCTATAACTGATGTTATTCCATTTTCAGAATTAAAAGATATTTCTCAAGTGGAAAATTTAGATTATGATTTAATAATTGTTGGAGCTTGGATAGATAAAGGAACTGCTGATGAAAAAGCTTTAAATTTTATGAAAAGTATAAAAAATAAAAAAGTAGCATTCTTTTTCACATTAGGAGCTTATCCAAATTCAGACCATGCTAAAGATTGCATAAAAAATATATCAAAAGTTTTAGAAGAAAATAAAAATGAAATTATAGGAAGTTATCATTGTCAAGGAGCTATAGACCCACAATTAATAGAATTTATGAAAAAAACTTTTGGACCAGACCATCCACATGGACCTAATCCTGAAAGAATAAAAAGATGGAAAGATGCAAGTACTCATCCAGATGAAAAAGATTTAGAAGAAGCAAAAAATACTTTTAAAAAACTTTTAAATTTATAA
- a CDS encoding radical SAM protein, translated as MEFLNKSPENIPRAIYVHTPYCDKICSFCNLNRKQLQGSLDEYSNFIASEFKKYGKTKYFQERDFEVIFFGGGTPTVYKPNQLETILKSIQENVSLAPKYEFTFETTLHNLSKEKLDIMMKYGVNRLSVGIQSFSEEGRKFYNRTFTKEETISRLKKLKEYFKGDVCIDIIYNYPNQKEEDIKEDVKIIKDLEISSASFYSLMIHEGSNLSKDIVNEKVKITENLEKEKKLHDIFIEELCEDKKYYILELTKIAKKNGDNYQYIKVRNNGGDTFPIGVGAGGNVGNIGIFRMNKDLSFFSNISNLHKKFSLLSGLLQFPIIHKNEIKEILDEKEYNYFLDKINEFKEKKLFIEDEKVFIFTKDGIFWGNNIGYDIIKYIIEKIFEK; from the coding sequence ATGGAATTTTTAAATAAAAGTCCAGAAAATATTCCAAGAGCAATATATGTTCATACTCCATATTGTGATAAAATTTGTTCTTTTTGTAATCTTAATAGAAAACAATTACAAGGCAGCTTAGATGAATACTCTAATTTTATTGCTTCTGAATTTAAAAAATATGGAAAAACAAAATATTTTCAAGAAAGAGATTTTGAAGTTATATTTTTTGGTGGTGGAACTCCTACTGTATATAAACCTAATCAATTAGAAACCATACTTAAAAGTATACAAGAAAATGTTTCTTTAGCACCAAAATATGAATTTACTTTTGAAACAACACTTCATAATCTTTCTAAAGAAAAATTAGACATAATGATGAAATATGGAGTTAACAGACTTAGTGTTGGTATCCAATCTTTTTCAGAAGAAGGACGAAAATTTTATAATAGAACTTTCACAAAAGAGGAAACTATTAGTAGATTAAAAAAATTAAAAGAATATTTTAAAGGAGATGTTTGTATAGATATTATTTATAACTATCCTAATCAAAAAGAAGAAGATATAAAAGAAGATGTTAAAATAATCAAAGATTTAGAAATTAGTAGTGCTAGTTTTTACTCTTTGATGATTCATGAAGGTTCTAATCTTTCAAAGGATATAGTAAATGAAAAAGTAAAAATAACAGAAAATTTAGAAAAAGAAAAAAAACTTCATGATATTTTCATAGAAGAACTTTGTGAGGATAAAAAATATTATATACTTGAACTTACAAAAATTGCTAAAAAAAATGGGGATAACTACCAATATATAAAAGTTAGAAATAATGGTGGAGATACATTTCCAATAGGAGTTGGAGCTGGAGGTAATGTCGGAAATATTGGTATTTTTAGAATGAATAAGGATTTATCTTTTTTCTCTAATATATCCAATCTACATAAAAAGTTTAGTTTGCTTTCAGGCCTTTTACAATTCCCAATTATTCATAAAAATGAAATAAAAGAAATATTAGATGAAAAAGAGTATAATTATTTTTTAGATAAAATAAATGAATTTAAAGAAAAGAAATTATTTATTGAAGATGAAAAAGTTTTTATATTTACTAAAGATGGAATTTTTTGGGGAAATAATATTGGGTATGATATTATAAAATATATTATTGAAAAAATTTTTGAAAAATAA